The proteins below are encoded in one region of Gadus macrocephalus chromosome 14, ASM3116895v1:
- the LOC132471936 gene encoding CD151 antigen-like: protein MGANEEKGGACGTIFLKYLLFTFNFLFWLAGGVVMGVGVWTLVEKSEYISLLPSKTYAASAYILVLAGAIVMVTGVLGCCATFKEQRRLLRVVREALYTHTHAHTHLYTCCPYIRVSVCVSKPIY from the exons ATGGGAGCCAACGAAGAGAAAGGCGGGGCTTGTGGGACCATCTTCCTGAAGTATCTGCTGTTCACGTTCAACTTCCTGTTCTGG CTGGcggggggcgtggtgatgggcGTGGGCGTCTGGACGCTGGTGGAGAAGAGCGAGTACATCAGCCTGCTGCCCTCCAAGACCTACGCCGCCTCCGCCTACATCCTGGTGCTGGCCGGCGCCATCGTCATGGTGACGGGCGTGCTTGGATGCTGCGCCACCTTCAAGGAGCAGCGGAGGCTGCTGCGAGTGGTGAGGGAGGCCctctatacacacacgcacgcacacacacatctatatacaTGCTGTCCATACATacgcgtgtctgtttgtgtttctaaACCCATTTATTAA